The proteins below come from a single Mauremys reevesii isolate NIE-2019 linkage group 6, ASM1616193v1, whole genome shotgun sequence genomic window:
- the NRG1 gene encoding pro-neuregulin-1, membrane-bound isoform isoform X9, with protein MASFYKAEELYQKRVLTITGICIALLVVGIMCVVAYCKTKKQRKKLHDRLRQSLRSEQNNMVNMANGPHHPNPPPENVQLVNQYVSKNVISSEHVIERETETSFSTSHYTSTTHHSTTVTQTPSHSWSNGQTESIISESHSVLVSSSVENSRHTSPAGARGRLSGIGGPRDCNSFLRHARETPDSYRDSPHSERYVSAMTTPARMSPVDFHTPSSPKSPPSEMSPPVSSLTVSVPSVAVSPFMEEERPLLLVTPPRLREKYDHHIQQFNSFHHNPAHESNSPPPSPLRIVEDEEYETTQEYEPAQEPPKKLVNSRRAKRTKPNGHISNRLEVDTDTSSESSSSESETEDERIGEDTPFLSIQNPMATSLEAATAYRLADSRTNPTSRFSTQEELQARLSSVIANQDPIAV; from the exons AAGCAGAGGAACTATACCAGAAAAGGGTCTTGACCATAACTGGCATCTGCATTGCCCTCCTTGTAGTTGGCATCATGTGTGTTGTGGCCTACTGCAAAACCAA GAAGCAACGGAAAAAGTTGCATGATCGTCTTAGGCAGAGCCTTCGCTCTGAGCAGAACAACATGGTGAACATGGCTAATGGGCCCCACCATCCCAATCCACCGCCCGAAAACGTCCAGCTGGTAAAT CAGTATGTATCTAAAAATGTAATATCCAGTGAACACGTcattgagagagagacagagacgtCGTTTTCCACAAGTCACTACACCTCGACAACGCATCACTCCACCACTGTCACCCAGACGCCCAGTCATAG TTGGAGTAACGGTCAGACGGAAAGCATTATCTCGGAAAGCCACTCCGTGCTTGTGAGTTCTTCTGTAGAGAACAGCAGGCACACGAGCCCAGCAGGAGCCAGAGGACGCCTCAGTGGCATAGGAGGTCCACGAGATTGCAACAGCTTCCTGAGGCATGCAAGAGAGACCCCTGACTCCTACCGAGATTCGCCTCACAGCGAAAG GTATGTATCAGCTATGACCACACCGGCTCGCATGTCACCTGTTGATTTCCACACTCCAAGTTCTCCAAAGTCCCCCCCTTCAGAAATGTCTCCACCGGTATCCAGCTTAACTGTATCTGTCCCTTCTGTGGCGGTCAGTCCCTTTATGGAAGAGGAGAGGCCTCTGCTTCTGGTGACGCCACCTCGGTTACGGGAGAAGTATGACCATCACATTCAGCAGTTCAACTCCTTCCACCACAACCCCGCCCATGAGAGCAACAGTCCACCACCTAGTCCTCTGAGGATAGTAGAGGATGAGGAATATGAGACCACACAGGAGTATGAGCCAGCACAGGAGCCTCCAAAGAAACTAGTCAACAGCCGGAGGGCAAAAAGAACAAAGCCCAACGGCCACATTTCCAACAGATTAGAAGTGGACACCGACACAAGCTCTGAGAGCAGTAGCTCGGAGAGTGAAACAGAAGACGAAAGAATAGGTGAGGATACACCTTTCCTGAGCATACAGAACCCCATGGCAACCAGCCTAGAGGCAGCCACTGCATACCGACTGGCTGACAGCAGGACTAACCCAACTAGCCGGTTCTCCACACAGGAAGAATTACAAGCAAGGTTGTCCAGTGTAATAGCTAATCAAGACCCTATTGCTGTataa
- the NRG1 gene encoding pro-neuregulin-1, membrane-bound isoform isoform X10 translates to MCVVAYCKTKKQRKKLHDRLRQSLRSEQNNMVNMANGPHHPNPPPENVQLVNQYVSKNVISSEHVIERETETSFSTSHYTSTTHHSTTVTQTPSHSWSNGQTESIISESHSVLVSSSVENSRHTSPAGARGRLSGIGGPRDCNSFLRHARETPDSYRDSPHSERYVSAMTTPARMSPVDFHTPSSPKSPPSEMSPPVSSLTVSVPSVAVSPFMEEERPLLLVTPPRLREKYDHHIQQFNSFHHNPAHESNSPPPSPLRIVEDEEYETTQEYEPAQEPPKKLVNSRRAKRTKPNGHISNRLEVDTDTSSESSSSESETEDERIGEDTPFLSIQNPMATSLEAATAYRLADSRTNPTSRFSTQEELQARLSSVIANQDPIAV, encoded by the exons ATGTGTGTTGTGGCCTACTGCAAAACCAA GAAGCAACGGAAAAAGTTGCATGATCGTCTTAGGCAGAGCCTTCGCTCTGAGCAGAACAACATGGTGAACATGGCTAATGGGCCCCACCATCCCAATCCACCGCCCGAAAACGTCCAGCTGGTAAAT CAGTATGTATCTAAAAATGTAATATCCAGTGAACACGTcattgagagagagacagagacgtCGTTTTCCACAAGTCACTACACCTCGACAACGCATCACTCCACCACTGTCACCCAGACGCCCAGTCATAG TTGGAGTAACGGTCAGACGGAAAGCATTATCTCGGAAAGCCACTCCGTGCTTGTGAGTTCTTCTGTAGAGAACAGCAGGCACACGAGCCCAGCAGGAGCCAGAGGACGCCTCAGTGGCATAGGAGGTCCACGAGATTGCAACAGCTTCCTGAGGCATGCAAGAGAGACCCCTGACTCCTACCGAGATTCGCCTCACAGCGAAAG GTATGTATCAGCTATGACCACACCGGCTCGCATGTCACCTGTTGATTTCCACACTCCAAGTTCTCCAAAGTCCCCCCCTTCAGAAATGTCTCCACCGGTATCCAGCTTAACTGTATCTGTCCCTTCTGTGGCGGTCAGTCCCTTTATGGAAGAGGAGAGGCCTCTGCTTCTGGTGACGCCACCTCGGTTACGGGAGAAGTATGACCATCACATTCAGCAGTTCAACTCCTTCCACCACAACCCCGCCCATGAGAGCAACAGTCCACCACCTAGTCCTCTGAGGATAGTAGAGGATGAGGAATATGAGACCACACAGGAGTATGAGCCAGCACAGGAGCCTCCAAAGAAACTAGTCAACAGCCGGAGGGCAAAAAGAACAAAGCCCAACGGCCACATTTCCAACAGATTAGAAGTGGACACCGACACAAGCTCTGAGAGCAGTAGCTCGGAGAGTGAAACAGAAGACGAAAGAATAGGTGAGGATACACCTTTCCTGAGCATACAGAACCCCATGGCAACCAGCCTAGAGGCAGCCACTGCATACCGACTGGCTGACAGCAGGACTAACCCAACTAGCCGGTTCTCCACACAGGAAGAATTACAAGCAAGGTTGTCCAGTGTAATAGCTAATCAAGACCCTATTGCTGTataa